The window AGGTCAAGCTGGTGCAGATGGTCCAGCTGATGAAGGGCGGCCAGCCGTTCAAGATGTCCAAGCGGTCGGGCAATTTCGTCACGCTCGCCGATGTCGTCGAGATGGTCGGCAAGGACGTGGTGCGTTTCACCATGCTGACCCGCAAGCCCGACGCGCAGATGGATTTCGATTTCGACAAGGTGGTCGAAGCCTCGAAAGACAATCCGGTCTTCTATGTGCAATATGCCCATGCGCGCATCCGTTCGAGCTTGCGCAAAGCGGCGGAGATGGGGATCACCCCCTCCGATGCTGCGGTGGACAGGCTGGGACCCGAAGAACACGCGCTGATCGCGCGCGCAGCGCAATTCCCGCGCGAGATCGAGGCCGCGGCGCGTGCGCGCGAGCCGCACCGGATCGCCTTCTACCTCTATGATCTGGCCGCCGACCTTCATTCCTATTGGAACCTCGGCAATGATCGCCCGGAAAAGCGGTTCATCGTGGAACAGGACTCTGCGCTGACAGCGGCAAGGCTTTTCCTGGCAAGCGCAATCGGGCAAGTGATCCGCAATGGCCTCGCCGTCCTTGGCGTCGAGGCGGTCGAGAGCATGTGATGAGGCCCGGGGAGGGCGCAGGGTTTCATGATGGTTGATGCCGAATACGAAGAACTGGCCGAGCCCGAAAGCGAGCTCGATCTGGTCGATACCGACAGCCTGCCCTGGCTCGAAGCCGATGAAGAGGACGACGAGGCGGGCGGGCTCGACGGCTCGCAGATCATGCTCTTCGCCGCCGGGCTGATCGCGCTGCTCGCGGTGGTCGTGGGCGGGGTGTGGTGGTTCACCAACCGCGCCGGCGACGATGCGTTGGTGGCCGATGGCAGCGTGATCGAAGCGCCCGAGGGCCCGATCAAGCAGGCGCCCGAAGATCCAGGCGGCAAGACATTCGCCGGCACCGGCAATGTCGCGCCCGTCGTGGGCGAGGGCGGATCGCGCAACGCGGTGGTCGCGGAACCCGCCATGCCCGCGCTGCCCGGCGGCACCCCTGGCGCTACGCCTGCGGCGTCCGCGACAGCTTCGGGCGGAGCGGTCAAACCGACGCCCGCCGCCACGCCTTCGCCCGCGCCTGTGCCCGGTACCGGCGTCCAGCTCGCCGCCTACGGCACCCGCGCCCGCGCCGAACAGGGTTGGCTCGATGCCCAGCGCCGCACCGACAAGCTTTCCGGCGTGAAATACCGGATCGTCGAAGGCAAGGTCGATATCGGCACCGTCTATCGGTTGCAGGCGGTTGCGGGCAGCCGCGCCGAGGCCGACCGGTTGTGCGGCGCGCTCAAGGCCGATGGGGTCGACTGCCAGGTAAAATAGGGTGATTTAGGCGTGGATCGAGGCGGCCTTGACCCCGCCTTGACCCCCTCTTGCCCTTGCCTGACCCGCGTTTGCGTGCGATTCAGCGGCATGATTCCGGCAATTTTCGGCCTTTCCGGCCCCGTTTTGACCGCCGATGAGCGCGCATTTTTTCGCGATTGCGACCCGGCGGGCTATATCCTGTTCGGTCGCAATTGCGTCGACCCGGTGCAATTGCGCCGCCTGACCGACGACCTGCGCGCGATCCACGGACGCGACCGGTTGCTGGTGTCGATCGACCAGGAAGGCGGCCGTGTCGCCCGCCTGCGCCCGCCGCATTGGGCCGCCTATCCGGCAGGCGATGCCTTTGAAAAACTTTATCAAATCGCCCCCGCCAGCGCGATCGAGGCGGCCCGTGCCAATGCCACGGCGATGGCGCTCGAACTGTCGGCGATGGGGATTACGGTGGATTATCACCCGCCGCTCGACCTGCGCGTTCCGGGCGCGCACGACGTGATCGGCGACCGCGCTTTCGGCAGTGACCCCACGCAGGTCGCCGCGATCGGGCGCGCGGTGCTCGAAGGACTTGCCGCAGGCGGGGTCGCGGGATGCATCAAGCACATGCCGGGGCACGGCCGCACCGATGTCGACACGCACAAGGCGCTGCCCACAGTAACCGCGTCGCCAGCGGAACTCGAAGCTGATCTGGAACCTTTCCGTGCGCTTAATCAGGCGCTTATCGGCATGACCGGGCATCTGGTATTTACGGCTTGGGATGCCGAAAATCCCGCGACCTTGTCGCAGAAGGTGATCCGCGACGTGATCCGCGGCAAGATCGGGTTCGACGGGCTGTTGCTGACCGACGATATCGACATGGAAGCGCTGGGCGGCGCGATCCCCGAACGGGCTGCACGTGCCCATGCTGCAGGTTGCGACATCGTCCTCAATTGCTGGGCCAAGATGGATGACATGCAAGGCATTTGCGCGGCCTTGCCCGCCATGTCCGATGCCAGCGCCGTCCGGCTCGACCGCGCGCTGG is drawn from Erythrobacter neustonensis and contains these coding sequences:
- the nagZ gene encoding beta-N-acetylhexosaminidase; the protein is MIPAIFGLSGPVLTADERAFFRDCDPAGYILFGRNCVDPVQLRRLTDDLRAIHGRDRLLVSIDQEGGRVARLRPPHWAAYPAGDAFEKLYQIAPASAIEAARANATAMALELSAMGITVDYHPPLDLRVPGAHDVIGDRAFGSDPTQVAAIGRAVLEGLAAGGVAGCIKHMPGHGRTDVDTHKALPTVTASPAELEADLEPFRALNQALIGMTGHLVFTAWDAENPATLSQKVIRDVIRGKIGFDGLLLTDDIDMEALGGAIPERAARAHAAGCDIVLNCWAKMDDMQGICAALPAMSDASAVRLDRALAQTRVADQIPARAGELLAKRDALLALATASA
- a CDS encoding SPOR domain-containing protein — protein: MMVDAEYEELAEPESELDLVDTDSLPWLEADEEDDEAGGLDGSQIMLFAAGLIALLAVVVGGVWWFTNRAGDDALVADGSVIEAPEGPIKQAPEDPGGKTFAGTGNVAPVVGEGGSRNAVVAEPAMPALPGGTPGATPAASATASGGAVKPTPAATPSPAPVPGTGVQLAAYGTRARAEQGWLDAQRRTDKLSGVKYRIVEGKVDIGTVYRLQAVAGSRAEADRLCGALKADGVDCQVK